The proteins below come from a single Miscanthus floridulus cultivar M001 chromosome 1, ASM1932011v1, whole genome shotgun sequence genomic window:
- the LOC136544885 gene encoding monocopper oxidase-like protein SKU5: MPPLLLLLLLAAALAPAPARAGDPYAYYDWEVSYVSAQPLGVKQKVIGINGQFPGPPLNVTTNWNVVVNVRNALDEPLLLTWNGVQQRKTAWQDGVLGTNCAIPAGWNWTYTFQVKDQVGSFFYFPSTPLHRAAGGYGAITINNRDVIPIPFGFPDGDITLFIGDWYNRGPKELRRALDGGTLLGAPDGVLINGLGPYQYNESVVPPGIVYERINVEPGKTYRFRVHNVGVSTSLNFRIQNHNLLLVETEGSYTSQQNYTNLDIHVGQSYSFLVTMDQNASTDYYVVASARFVDAAVVDKLTGVAILHYSNSQGPASGPLPDPPNDQYDTAFSINQARSIRWNVTASGARPNPQGSFHYGDITVTDVYVLQSRVPELIDGKLRSTLNEISYIAPSTPLVLAQIFNVPGVFKLDFPNHPMNRLPIVDTSIINGTYKGFMEIIFQNNATNVQSYHLDGYAFFVVGMDYGLWTENSRGTYNKWDGVARSTIQVFPGAWTAILVFLDNAGIWNLRVQNLDTWYLGQEVYINVVNPEDNSSTLPDNAIFCGALSSLQKFAGRDPRGEKRMFRARYWVSRLDCLFDNSHWTGDQQVLRKRKTELGGTFSVASLIIFTGLLTVLLYQAIKRRSLEMHRVKSANAPDLLSFVNDLEFHITTVSSMSCTQAVAPSTVAMGTPGFMDFRVVPLPALFNYSCTNTSQGPSITLRCNGCRVPPRDHYVSWQFVDLPGQPATAVGFQFNLTARQHGNNQHMSFVSGTMNSDGYADDGKLKTFRGRDSNVLKIQLFPQIFNLGNLRLLQPLVQDFTQGSTFSDVSSLNSSLQNPRDGVVNITLYISYLSDYIVEISNESVVGPVSILASIGGLYAFSVAICLCLMAQCEARIKKLHDEDTRMLKILSKRRAQRNWNKVRKFVMYTWGLSSLDPSDRIGQQPEGSVMDSLHRRREPIRQGI; the protein is encoded by the exons ATGCCACCGCTGCTCTTGCTGCTCCTGTTGGCTGCGGcgctggcgccggcgccggcgcgggcgGGGGACCCGTACGCCTACTACGACTGGGAGGTCTCCTACGTCTCCGCGCAACCCCTCGGCGTCAAGCAGAAG GTGATTGGCATCAACGGCCAGTTCCCGGGCCCTCCCCTGAACGTGACCACCAACTGGAACGTGGTGGTGAACGTCCGCAACGCGCTGGACGAGCCGCTGCTGCTCACCTGGAACGGCGTGCAGCAGCGCAAGACGGCGTGGCAGGACGGCGTGCTCGGCACCAACTGCGCCATCCCCGCCGGCTGGAACTGGACCTACACGTTCCAGGTCAAGGACCAGGTCGGCAGCTTCTTCTACTTCCCCTCCACGCCGCTGCACCGCGCCGCCGGGGGCTACGGCGCCATCACCATCAACAACCGCGATGTCATACCCATCCCCTTCGGCTTCCCCGACGGGGACATCACGCTCTTCATTGGTGACTGGTATAACCGTGGGCCCAAGGAGCTCAGGAGAGCGCTGGACGGCGGCACCCTGCTGGGCGCCCCTGACGGTGTGCTCATCAATGGATTGGGACCCTATCAGTACAACGAATCAGTGGTTCCACCAGGGATTGTCTATGAGAGAATCAATGTCGAGCCAG GGAAAACTTACAGGTTTCGGGTACACAATGTTGGGGTCTCAACAAGCCTCAATTTCAGGATCCAGAACCACAACCTGCTCCTTGTTGAGACCGAAGGCTCCTACACCTCGCAGCAGAACTACACCAACCTGGACATCCATGTTGGCCAGTCCTACTCCTTCTTGGTCACCATGGACCAAAATGCCAGCACTGATTACTATGTTGTTGCAAGCGCACGCTTCGTTGATGCAGCTGTTGTGGATAAGTTGACTGGCGTGGCTATTCTCCATTACTCTAACTCCCAGGGTCCAGCCTCTGGTCCTCTTCCGGATCCCCCGAACGATCAGTATGACACGGCGTTCTCTATAAACCAAGCAAGATCCATCAG ATGGAATGTTACAGCTAGCGGTGCCCGCCCCAATCCACAGGGCTCATTCCATTATGGTGACATTACTGTGACAGATGTGTACGTGTTGCAGAGTAGAGTACCTGAGCTCATAGATGGAAAACTGCGCTCTACTCTTAATGAGATTTCTTACATTGCGCCCTCAACCCCTTTGGTACTTGCACAAATATTTAATGTCCCTGGAGTCTTCAAATTGGATTTTCCTAATCATCCTATGAACCGACTACCAATAGTTGACACATCTATTATAAATGGCACCTATAAGGGCTTCATGGAGATTATATTCCAAAACAATGCCACAAATGTGCAGAGCTACCACTTGGATGGCTATGCATTCTTTGTTGTTGG GATGGACTATGGTTTATGGACAGAAAATAGTCGCGGCACCTATAACAAATGGGATGGTGTTGCACGCTCTACAATCCAG GTATTCCCTGGAGCTTGGACAGCTATTCTTGTGTTTCTGGACAATGCAGGCATATGGAACTTGCGTGTTCAGAACCTTGACACCTGGTACTTGGGTCAAGAAGTGTACATAAATGTGGTTAACCCAGAGGACAACAGCAGCACTCTTCCGGATAACGCAATTTTCTGTGGTGCACTCTCAAGCCTACAGAA GTTCGCCGGCCGGGATCCCCGCGGGGAGAAGAGGATGTTCCGGGCCCGGTACTGGGTCAGCCGCCTCGACTGCCTCTTCGACAACAGCCACTGGACG GGGGATCAGCAAGTACTAAGGAAAAGGAAAACCGAGTTGGGTGGCACATTTTCAGTCGCTAGCTTGATCATCTTCACTGGATTATTGACTGT GCTCTTGTATCAAGCCATCAAAAGGCGCAGCCTTGAGATGCATCGAGTCAAGTCAGCCAATGCTCCGGACCTGCTGTCTTTCGTGAATGATCTCGAGTTCCACATCACAACCGTCTCCAGCATGTCCTGCACTCAAGCAGTTGCTCCTTCGACGGTAGCAATGGGGACACCAGGCTTCATGGACTTCAGGGTGGTTCCCCTGCCAGCACTGTTCAACTACAGCTGCACAAACACAAGCCAGGGGCCATCCATTACGCTCAGGTGTAATGGATGCCGGGTCCCTCCGAGAGACCACTACGTGTCCTGGCAATTTGTCGACCTGCCAGGGCAGCCAGCAACCGCTGTTGGTTTCCAGTTCAACCTGACCGCAAGGCAACATGGCAACAACCAGCACATGAGCTTTGTGAGTGGTACGATGAACTCTGACGGTTATGCTGATGATGGCAAGTTGAAGACGTTTAGGGGAAGAGATTCCAATGTTCTGAAGATCCAGCTGTTCCCTCAGATATTCAATCTTGGTAACCTGAGGCTCTTGCAGCCACTGGTTCAGGACTTCACTCAAGGATCTACGTTTTCTGATGTCAGCAGCTTGAATTCGTCCCTGCAGAACCCCAGGGATGGAGTGGTGAATATTACTCTTTACATAAGTTATCTCTCGGACTACATTGTGGAGATCAGCAATGAGAGTGTAGTAGGCCCAG TTAGTATACTCGCAAGTATTGGTGGCCTTTATGCCTTCAGTGTGGCAATTTGTCTCTGCCTCATGGCTCAA TGTGAAGCAAGGATAAAGAAGCTTCATGACGAGGATACCAGAATGCTGAAAATTCTGAGCAAACGACGTGCTCAGCGAAATTGGAATAAg GTGCGGAAGTTTGTCATGTATACCTGGGGTCTAAGCAGCCTGGACCCATCTGATAGAATCGGTCAGCAGCCTGAAGGGTCCGTGATGGATTCTCTGCATAGGAGGAGAGAACCAATTAGACAAGGAATCTAA